Proteins encoded together in one Halothermothrix orenii H 168 window:
- a CDS encoding MFS transporter: MDEKSTRRKLLHNKDFILLFLGGFVSRIGSKVHYVAMTWFVLKLTGSGTAAGTVLLLATLPGAILGPVGGVIADRINRKLIIVSMDTVRGLIVIWLSWTVYNGTAGFYHICIATFLVALSGTFFNPAVTASIPNIVEKHNLQKANSLEHLSFQGTSIIGAATGGILIAIFGVAGVFLIDGISYLISAFSELFINIPPVKREEQSGDNGELSKFTILYNDLREGARYLYSNKPLFTLFSISIIINFLFAGAMAVGIPYVFKEVLQVNSKLFGLAQSFFPAGAILGAVIMNFLPPVKNFFRTLFTGITFQTILLAAIGLPISPFMVDKYPVISLFILMAVILILFGAFNAYTNIPINTMLQRLIDDRVRGRVFGLLATLNMGLVPVSMWAAGCLLDAFPAYLLFVGAGGIMVGVLAYSVSLPTLKPLKNEVYIDKRENPAEYSAGV, encoded by the coding sequence ATGGATGAAAAATCCACCCGGAGGAAGCTATTACATAACAAAGACTTTATTCTCCTCTTTCTGGGAGGATTTGTCTCCCGGATAGGTAGTAAAGTACACTATGTTGCTATGACCTGGTTTGTTTTAAAACTGACCGGAAGTGGTACCGCAGCCGGAACCGTGTTATTACTGGCAACTCTCCCCGGAGCTATTTTAGGGCCTGTTGGTGGAGTAATAGCAGACAGAATTAACCGTAAACTTATAATTGTCAGTATGGATACCGTCCGGGGGCTGATTGTAATCTGGCTTAGCTGGACCGTCTATAACGGAACCGCTGGCTTTTATCACATCTGTATTGCCACCTTTCTGGTCGCCCTGAGTGGCACCTTTTTCAATCCCGCAGTAACGGCATCTATACCCAATATAGTTGAAAAACATAATTTACAGAAGGCAAATTCCCTCGAACACTTAAGCTTTCAGGGGACTTCCATTATCGGAGCTGCTACCGGAGGGATTCTTATTGCTATCTTTGGGGTAGCCGGGGTCTTCTTAATTGACGGGATAAGTTATTTAATCTCAGCCTTCTCCGAGTTATTTATTAATATTCCCCCTGTGAAGAGAGAAGAACAATCCGGGGATAACGGGGAATTGAGTAAATTTACTATTCTGTACAATGATCTCAGGGAAGGAGCCCGATACCTTTACTCCAACAAACCCCTGTTTACCCTGTTCAGTATATCTATTATTATTAACTTCCTTTTTGCCGGGGCTATGGCAGTCGGGATTCCCTATGTGTTTAAAGAAGTCCTACAGGTAAACAGTAAGTTATTCGGCCTGGCCCAGTCCTTCTTTCCAGCTGGGGCTATCCTGGGAGCAGTTATTATGAACTTTTTACCACCAGTTAAAAATTTTTTCAGGACCCTGTTTACAGGGATTACCTTTCAAACAATACTTCTGGCGGCAATCGGTTTACCTATTTCCCCTTTCATGGTAGATAAATACCCGGTTATAAGTTTATTCATACTCATGGCCGTTATTCTCATTCTTTTCGGGGCCTTCAATGCCTATACCAATATCCCCATTAATACTATGCTCCAGAGGTTAATAGATGACAGGGTAAGGGGTAGGGTTTTCGGCCTTCTGGCCACACTAAATATGGGGTTAGTACCGGTTTCCATGTGGGCAGCAGGGTGTCTTCTTGATGCCTTCCCGGCCTATCTCCTGTTTGTGGGAGCAGGGGGAATTATGGTCGGTGTACTTGCCTATAGTGTATCCCTCCCTACCCTCAAACCATTAAAAAATGAAGTCTATATTGATAAAAGAGAGAACCCGGCAGAATACTCTGCCGGGGTATAA
- a CDS encoding S8 family peptidase, with amino-acid sequence MKKFLTLTLVTLLAVALLTGGVSAARKVRVMVDFNYLNEDNLTELKKHVVKVNYKFPEINVVALTVKDNDIPEIKSLPGVKGVYRDNQVKVHGGLVSWNLDVIDVEKVHTDHINEADGSGVYVAVLDTGLLPNWKDYFPEEKIASEYAAGFLNPNGNRNPGAWTGTHAHGTHVASTIIGYYLYGTPVDGVAPGAKIIPVKVLNNNGYGYDSAVTAGILYVASLKASGKIVEPVVINMSLGSSVPSAPELKAIRYAIDHGVIVVASAGNEGEAGMGYPGGYDEVISCGAVGWKNMWVKGWTGDVPEEDIASRVFVANFSSRELPGQHLDILAPGVWVIGPYTLYGAAHPPYWAKQDKMGQYYYLSGTSMAAPHVAGTAALLLEKNPALTQREVEEILKETATYIPPASIFVPDPAGGQTYTWGSDATGSGLIDVDAALEEAAGY; translated from the coding sequence ATGAAAAAATTTCTAACTTTAACTCTGGTTACCCTTCTGGCTGTGGCTCTTTTAACCGGGGGAGTATCGGCTGCCAGGAAGGTCAGGGTCATGGTTGACTTTAACTACCTCAATGAGGACAACCTGACAGAGTTAAAAAAACATGTAGTTAAGGTAAATTATAAGTTTCCGGAAATCAATGTAGTTGCCCTGACGGTAAAGGATAATGATATCCCTGAGATTAAGTCTTTGCCCGGTGTCAAAGGAGTTTACCGTGATAATCAGGTTAAAGTTCATGGGGGACTTGTTTCCTGGAATCTCGATGTAATTGATGTTGAAAAGGTGCATACTGATCATATTAATGAAGCAGATGGTTCTGGGGTTTATGTAGCTGTTCTCGATACCGGTCTTTTACCTAACTGGAAGGATTATTTTCCGGAAGAAAAAATAGCATCTGAATATGCGGCAGGATTCCTCAATCCCAATGGTAATCGTAATCCCGGGGCCTGGACAGGGACCCATGCCCATGGAACCCATGTAGCCAGTACCATTATTGGTTACTATCTATACGGGACACCGGTTGATGGTGTGGCTCCGGGAGCGAAAATTATTCCCGTTAAAGTACTCAATAATAACGGTTATGGCTATGATTCTGCGGTTACAGCCGGCATCCTGTATGTTGCCAGCTTAAAGGCCAGTGGTAAAATTGTGGAGCCTGTTGTTATCAACATGAGCCTCGGGAGTAGTGTCCCCAGTGCTCCGGAATTGAAGGCCATCAGGTATGCTATAGACCACGGGGTTATTGTTGTGGCTTCAGCCGGGAATGAAGGCGAGGCCGGAATGGGATACCCCGGAGGTTATGATGAAGTAATTTCATGTGGGGCAGTAGGCTGGAAAAATATGTGGGTCAAAGGTTGGACCGGTGATGTTCCTGAAGAGGATATAGCATCCCGGGTATTTGTAGCTAATTTTAGTAGCCGGGAACTTCCGGGCCAGCATCTGGATATTCTGGCTCCGGGGGTCTGGGTAATCGGACCTTATACCCTTTATGGAGCAGCCCATCCCCCCTACTGGGCTAAACAGGATAAGATGGGCCAGTATTATTATCTAAGTGGAACAAGTATGGCGGCCCCTCATGTAGCAGGGACCGCGGCTCTGTTACTGGAGAAAAACCCTGCCCTGACCCAGCGGGAGGTTGAAGAGATACTGAAGGAAACAGCCACTTACATCCCACCGGCCAGTATATTTGTTCCCGATCCTGCCGGAGGTCAGACCTATACCTGGGGTAGTGATGCCACAGGTTCTGGTTTGATAGATGTAGATGCGGCCCTGGAGGAGGCAGCTGGATACTAG
- a CDS encoding ABC transporter ATP-binding protein, which yields MNKFEEQEYHKRFDFDLWKKIFSYIKPYKKYLLWLAVVMVGVAGIDAIFPFMNKIAIDKYVVKDDINGLYSFGVKYGILVIIQAINVFFFIAIAGKIETGVAYDVRKRAFKRLQELSFSYYDKTPVGWMMARMTSDIRRLGETIAWGLVDFVWGFSMMVAIMGIMLALNWKLALITLSVVPILVVASLYFQKKILTAYRKVRKINSKITGAFNEGIMGAKTTKTLVREKENLEEFKGITGKMRHHSIRAAIFSSLFLPVVLTLSSVGTALALWYGGEGVVKGIITYGTLVAFLNYTVQFFEPVRQLARIFAELQSAQASAERVLSLIETQVEIEDAPGVIARYGDTFNPRKENWPSLKGDVSFVNVSFSYQGGEKVLKDFNLDVKAGETVALVGETGSGKSTIVNLICRFYEPTGGKILIDGVDYRKKSQLWLRSNLGYVLQTPHLFSGTIKENIRYGRLEASDEEVIKAAKIVNAHDFIINLKDGYDTVVGESGSGLSTGEKQLISFARAILANPRIFVLDEATSSIDTEMEQIIQKAVDKLLEGRTSFIIAHRLSTVRSADRILVIKDGKIIEEGNHNQLLKRKGYYYRLYTNQFIEEEKPECCQAN from the coding sequence ATGAATAAATTTGAAGAACAGGAGTATCATAAACGGTTTGATTTCGACCTCTGGAAGAAGATTTTTTCGTATATCAAGCCATATAAAAAGTATTTATTATGGCTGGCAGTGGTTATGGTCGGAGTTGCCGGAATCGATGCTATTTTTCCCTTTATGAATAAAATAGCCATTGATAAATATGTAGTTAAGGACGATATTAACGGATTATATAGTTTCGGGGTTAAATATGGTATTCTGGTTATTATCCAGGCCATCAATGTTTTCTTTTTCATTGCCATTGCCGGAAAGATTGAAACCGGGGTTGCCTACGATGTCAGGAAAAGAGCCTTTAAAAGGCTCCAGGAGCTATCCTTTTCCTATTATGATAAAACTCCGGTCGGCTGGATGATGGCCAGGATGACCTCGGATATCCGCCGGTTGGGTGAGACCATTGCCTGGGGTCTGGTTGATTTTGTCTGGGGTTTTTCCATGATGGTTGCCATTATGGGAATTATGCTGGCTTTAAACTGGAAACTTGCTTTAATAACCCTGTCGGTGGTACCTATCCTGGTGGTAGCCAGTCTGTATTTCCAGAAGAAAATACTGACTGCCTACCGTAAGGTAAGGAAAATAAATTCAAAGATTACAGGGGCTTTCAATGAAGGGATTATGGGGGCAAAAACCACCAAAACCCTGGTCAGGGAGAAGGAAAACCTGGAGGAATTTAAAGGGATTACCGGTAAAATGAGACACCATTCTATCCGGGCAGCTATATTTTCATCTCTATTTTTACCGGTGGTATTAACCCTTAGCAGTGTCGGTACAGCCCTTGCCCTGTGGTACGGGGGTGAGGGGGTAGTTAAAGGGATAATTACCTATGGAACCCTGGTAGCCTTTTTAAACTATACCGTGCAGTTTTTCGAGCCGGTCAGGCAGCTGGCCCGCATCTTTGCTGAACTCCAGTCCGCCCAGGCCTCTGCTGAAAGGGTATTATCTTTAATAGAAACACAAGTGGAGATTGAGGATGCTCCCGGGGTTATTGCCCGATACGGCGATACCTTTAACCCCAGGAAGGAAAACTGGCCATCCCTTAAAGGAGATGTTTCCTTTGTAAATGTTTCCTTCAGTTATCAGGGTGGAGAGAAGGTATTAAAGGATTTTAATCTTGATGTAAAAGCCGGGGAAACAGTAGCTCTGGTCGGGGAAACCGGGTCCGGGAAAAGTACTATTGTAAACCTTATTTGCCGGTTTTATGAACCGACCGGTGGCAAAATTCTCATAGATGGGGTTGATTACCGCAAAAAGTCCCAACTCTGGCTCCGGAGTAACCTGGGTTATGTGCTTCAAACCCCCCATCTTTTCAGTGGTACCATTAAAGAAAATATCAGGTATGGTCGGCTGGAAGCCAGTGATGAAGAGGTAATTAAGGCTGCTAAAATCGTTAACGCTCATGACTTTATTATTAATTTAAAAGACGGTTATGATACTGTGGTCGGTGAGAGTGGGAGTGGCTTATCGACCGGGGAAAAACAGTTGATTTCCTTTGCCCGGGCCATTCTGGCTAACCCCAGGATCTTTGTCCTTGATGAAGCTACATCTTCTATTGACACCGAGATGGAGCAGATTATTCAAAAGGCTGTTGATAAACTTCTTGAGGGTCGCACCAGTTTTATTATAGCTCACCGACTATCAACGGTAAGGTCTGCTGACCGTATTCTGGTTATCAAGGATGGAAAAATAATTGAAGAGGGTAATCATAATCAGCTTCTAAAACGCAAAGGTTATTATTACCGCCTCTATACAAATCAGTTTATTGAAGAGGAAAAACCAGAGTGCTGTCAAGCCAACTAA
- a CDS encoding ABC transporter ATP-binding protein gives MFQMGIVLVGGVYFAATGRISLGTLVVFITYEGFLLWPIRQMGRILSDMGKTQVSLGRIGEILKEDLEENDGKLKPEIKGNIEFEDVYFSYDDNKPVLNGISFRIKAGETVAILGPTGSGKSTLVQLLARLYDYSKGSIRIDGIEITDIDKKWLRRQVGLILQEPFLFARSIKENIKLANMEADDSKVYEAANMAAIHDVITSFDQGYDTLVGERGVSLSGGQKQRVAIARTLIRDCPILIFDDSLSAVDTETDAAIQKELRERKDNATTIIISHRITTLARADRILVLDKGRIVQSGSHEELIRQPGLYRRIWNIQSSLERDLEYM, from the coding sequence ATGTTTCAGATGGGAATTGTCCTGGTGGGAGGAGTATATTTTGCAGCAACCGGCAGGATTAGCCTGGGAACCCTGGTAGTATTTATTACCTACGAAGGTTTTCTGCTCTGGCCAATTCGCCAGATGGGCAGGATTTTGAGTGATATGGGTAAAACCCAGGTTTCCCTGGGACGAATAGGTGAAATTCTTAAAGAAGATCTGGAAGAGAATGATGGGAAACTCAAGCCTGAAATAAAGGGAAATATTGAATTTGAAGATGTTTATTTCAGCTATGATGATAATAAACCGGTTCTAAACGGGATTTCCTTCAGGATAAAAGCCGGAGAAACAGTAGCTATTCTGGGGCCAACAGGTTCTGGTAAAAGTACTCTGGTTCAGTTGCTGGCCCGTCTCTATGATTATTCAAAGGGGTCAATCAGAATAGATGGTATTGAAATAACTGACATTGATAAAAAATGGTTAAGGCGCCAGGTTGGACTTATTCTCCAGGAACCCTTTCTATTTGCCAGATCCATTAAGGAAAATATTAAACTGGCCAATATGGAAGCCGATGACAGTAAAGTGTATGAAGCGGCCAATATGGCAGCCATCCATGATGTAATAACCAGTTTTGATCAGGGTTATGATACCCTGGTTGGAGAACGGGGTGTTTCCCTGTCCGGGGGGCAAAAACAGAGGGTGGCTATTGCCAGGACTTTAATCAGGGACTGTCCCATTCTAATCTTTGATGACTCACTGAGTGCTGTTGATACAGAGACAGATGCTGCTATTCAGAAAGAATTAAGGGAACGCAAGGATAATGCAACGACAATTATTATTTCACACCGGATTACAACCCTGGCCCGGGCTGACAGGATTCTGGTCCTTGATAAAGGCAGGATAGTTCAGTCAGGTTCCCATGAAGAACTTATCAGGCAACCGGGGCTGTATCGGCGAATCTGGAACATTCAGAGTTCACTTGAAAGGGATTTAGAATATATGTAA
- a CDS encoding ABC transporter ATP-binding protein encodes MKNVKLLWRFMKGNRLTYLGAILSTGLATLFTILNPQILRVTIDSVIGDKPAELPLWVMRFIDGFSFTQKLVGAGLTLLIITVLRGFFLYLKGKWSAVAAENTARNIRNSIYDHLQHLPYGYHVRAETGDLIQRCTSDLETLRRFMAVQLVEIGRALFILGLALPAMIALDTTMTLIAMLIVPVIFVFSVVFFVKVKSAFKKADEAEGRMSTVLQENLTGVRVVRAFGRESFEIEKFDKKIRSIVI; translated from the coding sequence ATGAAAAATGTAAAATTACTGTGGCGGTTTATGAAGGGGAACAGGTTAACTTATTTAGGGGCTATCCTCAGCACAGGGTTGGCTACCCTGTTTACCATTTTAAACCCCCAGATATTGAGGGTTACAATTGATTCTGTTATCGGGGATAAACCAGCTGAGCTTCCCCTCTGGGTAATGAGGTTTATTGATGGTTTTAGTTTTACCCAAAAACTGGTCGGGGCTGGATTAACTCTTCTTATAATAACAGTTTTACGCGGGTTTTTCCTCTATCTAAAGGGTAAATGGTCAGCAGTAGCTGCTGAAAATACTGCCCGCAATATCCGGAACTCGATTTATGATCATTTGCAGCATTTACCATATGGTTACCATGTCAGGGCTGAAACTGGAGATCTTATTCAACGTTGTACCTCTGACCTGGAAACATTAAGGCGATTTATGGCAGTTCAGCTGGTTGAGATCGGCCGGGCCCTTTTTATCCTGGGGTTGGCTTTACCGGCTATGATAGCCCTGGATACAACCATGACTCTGATTGCTATGCTAATTGTCCCGGTTATTTTCGTCTTTTCAGTTGTCTTCTTTGTTAAAGTAAAGTCGGCTTTTAAAAAGGCCGATGAAGCGGAAGGTCGGATGTCAACAGTCCTCCAGGAGAATTTAACAGGGGTCAGGGTTGTCAGGGCCTTTGGCCGGGAATCTTTCGAGATCGAGAAGTTTGATAAAAAAATAAGAAGTATCGTGATCTGA
- the hydF gene encoding [FeFe] hydrogenase H-cluster maturation GTPase HydF — MQQTPRANRPHIAVFGRRNVGKSTLINTLTNQELALVSDVPGTTTDPVYKSMELLPLGPVVMIDTAGIDDVGSLGKLRIKKTREVIRRTDLAILVIDPFHGAGNYEKDLYNKLQDNNIPVVVVINKIDRVKGIKQDLLDKVKLLFGVTPIKVSAHSGTGIEELREVLVNRVPRDHEQPHIIGDLIDEGDTVILVTPIDSAAPKGRLILPQVQTLRDILDNHGMGLVVKETELEGALKTLREKPRLVVTDSQVFGLVSKIVPEDIYLTGFSILFARYKGDLMKYLEGVAKLENLRPGDKILIAEACTHRRQPDDIGTVKLPGWIRSRICNEVKFDLVSGREYPDNLEQYDLVLHCAGCMLNRKEVLSRLKEANTSGVPVVNYGMAIAYLHGILDRALKPFGEAYQTWKGYRK, encoded by the coding sequence ATGCAGCAGACACCCAGGGCCAATCGTCCTCATATAGCAGTCTTCGGCCGCCGTAATGTGGGGAAATCAACCCTGATTAATACCCTGACCAATCAGGAACTGGCTTTAGTATCTGATGTGCCGGGAACAACAACTGACCCGGTTTATAAATCTATGGAGTTACTGCCCCTGGGCCCCGTTGTTATGATAGATACAGCCGGGATTGATGATGTCGGTTCCCTGGGGAAATTAAGGATAAAAAAAACCAGGGAAGTTATCAGGAGAACTGACCTGGCCATTCTGGTTATAGATCCGTTCCATGGAGCAGGCAATTACGAGAAGGATTTATATAATAAATTGCAGGATAATAATATTCCGGTTGTAGTAGTCATAAATAAGATTGACCGGGTGAAGGGTATAAAACAGGATTTATTAGATAAGGTAAAGTTATTATTCGGTGTAACCCCCATTAAGGTCAGTGCCCACTCAGGGACAGGAATAGAAGAACTCCGGGAGGTCCTTGTAAACAGGGTTCCCAGAGACCATGAACAGCCCCATATTATCGGTGATTTGATAGATGAAGGTGATACCGTAATCCTGGTTACCCCTATTGACAGTGCTGCTCCGAAGGGAAGGTTAATCCTGCCCCAGGTCCAGACCCTGAGGGATATTCTCGATAATCATGGGATGGGCCTGGTTGTTAAAGAAACAGAGTTAGAGGGGGCTTTAAAAACACTCAGGGAAAAACCTAGATTGGTGGTTACCGATTCCCAGGTCTTTGGCCTGGTAAGTAAGATTGTGCCTGAAGACATCTATTTAACCGGTTTTTCTATTCTCTTTGCCCGTTATAAAGGGGATTTAATGAAATATCTGGAAGGGGTTGCGAAACTGGAGAATCTCAGGCCCGGGGATAAGATTCTAATAGCAGAGGCCTGTACCCATCGCCGTCAGCCAGATGACATCGGAACTGTTAAACTTCCGGGATGGATCAGGTCAAGGATTTGTAATGAGGTTAAATTTGACCTTGTTTCGGGACGGGAATATCCCGATAACCTCGAACAGTATGATCTGGTATTACACTGTGCGGGATGTATGCTCAATAGAAAAGAGGTTTTATCCAGGTTGAAAGAAGCAAATACATCTGGGGTACCTGTTGTAAACTATGGTATGGCTATTGCTTATCTCCATGGTATTCTGGACAGGGCTTTAAAACCTTTTGGTGAAGCCTATCAGACGTGGAAGGGTTATAGAAAGTGA
- the hydG gene encoding [FeFe] hydrogenase H-cluster radical SAM maturase HydG, translating to MGSLSFPDHRRGESRSKVCEYINGDKIEAILEEASNPSEEEVNHIIKKSLELKGLSVEEAAVLLQVEDQELINKFLEAARKVKEKIYGKRLVLFAPLYFSNLCTNSCLYCSFRHNNNKVKRKKLSIEEIKEEVRALEREGHKRLLVLTGETPETDLDYVVEGIKAAYETRTEHGGEIRRINVEIAPLTTEDFKKLKEAKIGTYTCFQETYHRPTYKKMHPSGPKADYDWRLSVMDRAQQAGIDDIGIGALFGLYDYKFEVIALLLHSEYLDKTYGVGPHTISVPRLNPALGAPVQEPPYPVSDEDFRKLVAILRLAVPYTGIILSTRESIDMRNELFLHGVSQISAGSRTTPGGYREAREREHDLEQFSLHDIRPMDEIIAEISKQGYIPSFCTACYRLGRTGQDFMDLAKPGKIQEFCKPNAMFTFKEYLVDYASPETRKLGEECLQAHLKEIKDLNPMLAQKVKTNLTKIENGEHDLYF from the coding sequence ATGGGCAGTTTATCATTTCCAGATCATCGCAGAGGGGAGTCGAGGAGTAAAGTCTGTGAATACATTAATGGGGATAAAATCGAGGCCATTCTGGAGGAGGCCAGTAATCCTTCAGAAGAGGAAGTTAACCACATTATAAAAAAGTCCCTGGAGCTCAAGGGACTATCAGTAGAAGAAGCAGCTGTATTGCTCCAGGTAGAGGACCAGGAATTAATCAATAAATTCCTGGAAGCAGCCAGAAAGGTGAAAGAAAAGATTTACGGGAAAAGGCTTGTTCTTTTTGCTCCCCTGTATTTTTCGAATCTATGTACTAATAGCTGTCTTTACTGTAGCTTCAGGCATAATAACAATAAAGTTAAAAGAAAAAAACTCAGTATAGAAGAGATTAAGGAAGAAGTCAGAGCCCTGGAAAGAGAAGGACATAAACGCCTGCTTGTTTTGACCGGGGAAACCCCCGAAACGGACCTTGATTATGTGGTTGAAGGTATTAAAGCAGCTTATGAAACCAGGACTGAACATGGTGGTGAGATCAGGAGGATAAATGTAGAGATTGCCCCCCTGACCACAGAAGATTTCAAAAAACTCAAGGAAGCTAAAATTGGAACCTATACCTGTTTTCAGGAGACATATCACCGTCCTACCTATAAGAAAATGCATCCATCTGGCCCCAAAGCCGATTATGACTGGCGGTTGTCAGTTATGGACCGGGCCCAGCAGGCCGGTATTGATGATATAGGTATCGGGGCTCTCTTTGGACTGTATGACTATAAATTTGAGGTTATTGCCCTGTTACTACATTCTGAATACCTGGATAAGACCTATGGTGTTGGCCCCCATACAATATCGGTTCCCCGTTTAAACCCCGCCCTGGGGGCACCTGTCCAGGAGCCACCATATCCTGTGTCTGATGAGGATTTCAGGAAACTTGTAGCAATCTTGAGGCTGGCTGTTCCCTATACAGGGATAATTTTATCAACCAGGGAGAGTATTGACATGCGTAATGAATTGTTTTTGCACGGAGTTTCCCAGATAAGTGCCGGATCCCGGACTACTCCAGGGGGGTATAGAGAGGCCCGGGAACGGGAGCATGATCTGGAGCAATTTTCTCTCCATGACATCAGGCCCATGGATGAAATTATAGCTGAAATTAGCAAACAGGGGTATATACCGAGTTTCTGTACTGCCTGTTACCGCCTGGGGCGGACCGGTCAGGATTTTATGGACCTTGCTAAACCGGGTAAGATTCAGGAATTTTGTAAACCCAATGCCATGTTTACCTTTAAAGAATACCTGGTTGACTACGCCAGTCCTGAAACACGCAAACTGGGTGAGGAGTGTTTACAGGCTCATTTAAAAGAAATTAAAGATCTAAATCCCATGCTGGCTCAAAAAGTGAAGACAAATCTTACTAAAATAGAAAATGGTGAACATGACCTGTACTTTTAA
- a CDS encoding TM1266 family iron-only hydrogenase system putative regulator, with protein sequence MNKRIGVVGIVIDDRQKVAGKVNSILSQHGDIILGRMGIPSREYNISVISLIVEGTPDELGSLTGKLGNLNGVTLKSALTSKEV encoded by the coding sequence ATTAACAAAAGAATCGGAGTAGTTGGTATCGTTATTGATGACCGTCAGAAGGTGGCCGGGAAGGTTAATAGCATTTTAAGCCAGCATGGCGATATTATCCTGGGGAGAATGGGGATTCCATCCCGGGAATATAATATATCCGTTATATCATTAATCGTTGAAGGAACCCCCGATGAGCTGGGTTCACTGACGGGAAAGCTGGGTAATCTTAATGGAGTTACCTTAAAATCTGCTTTAACATCAAAAGAGGTTTAA
- the phoU gene encoding phosphate signaling complex protein PhoU, which translates to MEQTYENRKKQLLDDLSNMSEIAEEMLQNAIKALDEKDVSLAKDVINRDDVLDNYQVTIEEEVSRLLSLDKPLTSDVYNNVALVKIAGDLERVGDLATDIADTVLELKNEEYLEPLVMIPELANTVSDMLDTVLEAFVTRNADLAEAVCRKDEVADNIYDKIYGHSIKLINESEGTRNINQVIQFLNIAKSLERIGDHATNIGEETIFIVTGKRVKY; encoded by the coding sequence ATGGAGCAGACATATGAAAACAGGAAAAAACAGCTTCTTGATGACCTCAGCAATATGAGTGAAATTGCTGAGGAAATGTTACAAAATGCCATTAAGGCCCTGGATGAGAAAGATGTTTCGCTGGCCAAAGATGTTATCAACAGGGATGATGTTCTTGATAATTACCAGGTTACCATTGAAGAAGAAGTATCCAGGCTTCTATCCCTTGATAAGCCATTGACCAGTGATGTATATAATAATGTTGCCCTGGTTAAAATTGCTGGTGATCTAGAACGGGTTGGTGATCTGGCTACCGATATTGCCGATACTGTCCTTGAGTTAAAAAATGAAGAATATTTAGAACCCCTGGTTATGATTCCGGAGCTTGCGAATACTGTTTCTGATATGCTTGATACCGTTTTAGAGGCCTTTGTTACCAGGAATGCTGATCTGGCTGAGGCAGTCTGCCGCAAGGATGAAGTTGCTGATAATATTTATGACAAGATTTATGGTCATAGTATTAAGCTTATTAATGAAAGTGAGGGTACCCGGAATATTAACCAGGTTATTCAGTTTTTGAATATAGCTAAATCCCTGGAGAGAATAGGAGATCATGCCACCAATATTGGGGAGGAGACCATCTTTATTGTAACCGGTAAACGGGTTAAATACTAG